In one window of Episyrphus balteatus chromosome 3, idEpiBalt1.1, whole genome shotgun sequence DNA:
- the LOC129915405 gene encoding arylalkylamine N-acetyltransferase 1-like: MQTEFIYRLATKEDSQAILEFLREHFYPDEPLTHCVEPKEQDVHDENFIMDNVAAPDSISLLALKENQIVGIVIAAKKTPDEVEKLVEEAAQLPGTKWAKLVLFLAKLEKESNVYRKYNVNKVMHGHLIAVHRDYRRSDIAYNLYNKTMEIAKLLEYAVCTSDCTSTHSARLSERLGMKCIYTCNMEEYRVPGSDKQVFFPEKGQTLAKTYAKSML, from the coding sequence atgcaaactgaATTTATTTATCGCTTAGCGACCAAAGAAGATAGTCaagcaattttggaatttttacgCGAACACTTTTACCCAGACGAACCACTAACACATTGTGTTGAACCAAAAGAGCAGGATGTTCACGATGAAAATTTCATCATGGATAATGTGGCTGCACCAGATTCAATAAGTTTACTTGCTCTTAAAGAGAATCAAATTGTTGGCATAGTTATTGCTGCAAAGAAGACTCCTGATGAGGTTGAGAAATTAGTGGAAGAAGCTGCTCAACTACCTGGTACAAAGTGGGCTAAACTTGTACTATTTTTAgcaaaattagaaaaagaaTCAAATGTCTACCGGAAATACAATGTCAATAAAGTTATGCATGGTCATTTGATAGCAGTGCACAGGGATTACCGTAGATCTGATATTGCTTATAATTTGTATAATAAAACAATGGAAATTGCCAAATTGCTAGAATATGCAGTTTGTACAAGCGATTGTACGAGTACACATTCAGCTCGATTATCGGAGCGTTTGGGTATGAAATGTATATATACTTGCAATATGGAGGAATATCGGGTTCCAGGAAGTGATAAGCAAGTGTTTTTTCCGGAGAAGGGTCAAACCTTAGCAAAAACTTATGCTAAAAGTatgttataa
- the LOC129915402 gene encoding uncharacterized protein LOC129915402, with the protein MDRTILILVLTVLVGVCSAGNGYNYDRPAKSIRRTTVIHNQVAPQQPRLTYSPVAPQQRPVVYRQKASQQSPVTYSQIAPQQNTVAYAPIVPQQKTVTYSQIGHQQRPVTYHNQASQQPQKPVYSNQIDVQQLPFITNNQGVSQQRPTSYIQTAPQQSPITYNQIAPQQSPITYSQVAPQQSPITYTQTVPQQNTITYNQIAPQQVPTIINQIAPQPQLQYTQQAAAVVQQNPQVMIVQTPGYEAYTEALQKMANQAVDTQTIVYVLSKQPDIAELTRRFDEIKATARKMPEVRFIKYKTDDEAIQAQQAIQAQYESLPGPSDSFGTQIGTTLGTAEQTGSVNYSNDAISNVILPLTTATTIGVANNEDDSNQSFPPLFSSGVDVGAGSSYVQSSQSGYFA; encoded by the exons ATGGATAGAACTATTCTGATTTTG GTGTTGACAGTTCTTGTCGGAGTGTGTAGCGCTGGAAATGGATACAATTATGACAGACCTGCAAAATCTATCAGGCGCACGACAGTCATCCACAATCAGGTAGCTCCACAACAACCACGCCTAACCTATAGCCCAGTTGCACCACAACAACGCCCCGTAGTATATAGGCAGAAAGCTTCTCAACAAAGTCCAGTCACTTATAGCCAAATTGCTCCTCAACAGAACACCGTTGCATATGCGCCAATAGTTCCTCAACAAAAAACAGTTACCTACAGCCAAATAGGTCATCAACAACGTCCCGTCACATACCACAATCAAGCTTCACAGCAACCACAAAAACCTGTCTATTCAAATCAAATAGACGTACAACAACTACCTTTCATTACAAATAATCAAGGAGTTTCCCAACAGAGACCTACGAGCTACATCCAAACAGCTCCTCAACAAAGCCCCATCACGTACAACCAAATAGCTCCTCAACAAAGTCCCATCACGTATAGCCAAGTAGCTCCTCAGCAAAGCCCTATCACATACACCCAAACAGTTCCTCAACAAAACACCATCACATACAATCAAATAGCTCCTCAACAAGTTCCCACAATCATCAATCAAATTGCTCCACAACCACAACTTCAGTACACTCAGCAAGCAGCTGCAGTTGTGCAACAGAATCCCCAGGTGATGATTGTTCAGACCCCAGGATACGAGGCTTACACCGAAGCTCTACAAAAAATGGCCAACCAAGCCGTCGATACTCAGACAATTGTTTATGTTCTCAGCAAGCAACCAGATATCGCAGAACTCACACGAAGATTTGACGAAATTAAAGCAACTGCCCGCAAAATGCCAGAAGTAAGATTCATCAAGTACAAGACAGACGATGAGGCTATTCAAGCTCAGCAAGCAATTCAAGCTCAATATGAAAGTCTACCCGGACCATCAGATTCATTTGGAACACAAATTGGAACCACTTTAGGAACCGCAGAACAAACTGGATCTGTAAATTATTCTAATGATGCAATTAGCAATGTGATATTGCCGTTGACAACAGCGACGACGATTGGAGTAGCAAACAATGAAGATGATTCGAATCAAAGTTTTCCGCCATTGTTTTCAAGTGGTGTTGATGTAGGAGCAGGAAGTTCATATGTGCAATCTAGTCAAAGTGGATATTTTGCTTAA